A region from the Ictalurus punctatus breed USDA103 chromosome 25, Coco_2.0, whole genome shotgun sequence genome encodes:
- the slc35f6 gene encoding solute carrier family 35 member F6, which produces MAWTKYQLFLAGLMLTTGSINTLSAKWADMFSAPGCSGAPDHSFSHPFLQAVFMFLGELSCLAAFYILICHDRRRPTPTVEPGQSFNPFLFLPPAICDMAGTSIMYVALNMTSASSFQMLRGAVIIFTGLLSVAFLGRRLLASQWIGIFITILGLVVVGLADFVSSNREDGHKLSDVITGDLLIIMAQIIVSVQMVLEEKFIYKHNVHPLKAVGTEGFFGFVILTILLIPMFYIPAGSFGSNPRQVLEDALDAFCQIGHKPLIILALVGNTVSIAFFNFAGISVTKEISATTRMVLDSLRTLVIWVVSLALGWESFHGLQILGFLILLLGTALYNGLHKPVMARLPCWSAERETETDDADERERLLGTGRAAQES; this is translated from the exons ATGGCCTGGACGAAGTACCAACTCTTTCTGGCTGGTTTAATGCTCACTACGGGCTCCATCAACACTCTGTCTGCAAA ATGGGCTGACATGTTTTCTGCTCCTGGTTGCTCTGGTGCCCCTGATCATAGCTTCTCGCATCCCTTCTTGCAG GCCGTGTTCATGTTTTTGGGCGAGCTGAGCTGCCTCGCCGCTTTCTACATCCTCATCTGCCACGACCGGCGCAGACCGACGCCCACAGTAGAGCCAGGTCAGAGCTTCAACCCCTTCCTGTTCCTGCCGCCCGCTATCTGTGACATGGCAGGAACGTCCATCATGTATGTCG CACTGAACATGACCAGTGCCTCCAGTTTCCAGATGTTACGGGGAGCGGTGATCATCTTCACCGGCCTGCTCTCGGTGGCTTTCCTGGGTCGCCGGTTGTTGGCCAGTCAGTGGATCGGGATTTTTATCACCATCTTGGGCCTGGTGGTGGTCGGACTCGCCGATTTCGTGAGCAGCAACAGAGAGGACGGACACAAGCTCAGTGATGTCATTACAG GTGACCTTTTGATCATCATGGCTCAGATCATCGTGTCTGTACAGATGGTCCTGGAGGAGAAGTTCATTTATAAGCACAACGTTCATCCTCTGAAGGCAGTCGGGACCGAAG GCTTTTTTGGTTTCGTGATCCTGACCATCCTCCTCATCCCGATGTTCTACATCCCGGCTGGGAGCTTCGGCAGCAACCCGCGGCAGGTCCTGGAGGACGCGCTGGACGCTTTCTGCCAGATCGGCCACAAGCCGCTCATCATACTGGCGCTGGTGGGCAACACGGTGAGCATCGCGTTCTTCAACTTCGCCGGCATCAGCGTGACCAAAGAGATCAGCGCCACCACGCGTATGGTGCTGGACAGCCTGCGTACGCTGGTCATCTGGGTGGTGAGTCTGGCGCTGGGCTGGGAGTCGTTCCACGGCCTGCAAATCCTCGGCTTCCTCATCCTGCTGCTGGGCACGGCGCTCTACAACGGACTCCACAAACCCGTGATGGCCAGGCTGCCCTGCTGGTCTGCAGAGCGGGAGACGGAAACGGACGACgcagacgagagagagagactgctggGCACAGGAAGAGCTGCACAGGAGAGCTAA
- the LOC128629155 gene encoding heat shock factor protein 5-like, translating into MEIVDASLVTFINPTYFPGKLWRLVNDPEIRSVWWDDSGEGILVHQQTFEAEVLLSQPTHLSEYFRTTDFISFVRQLNLYGFKKQRIDNVSDKQSNNSSIKAQLHHFQNPYFKRDKPELLLNMKRLTPLNKAKLAGLKVTSRRPKPFHHVMRNSPQETSGLMKTGSTLLEHQGTPYYHPCNVPQQEQRSNLPHHSQYGFYTPVYQHCSPDFLDSNVPSFQQPAASYSPGDYYPDYSVGYADPIDQDPYWKAGDVPESSTSDLDKEKEELDAILDLALDMQAEVDARRLLQLSVTC; encoded by the exons ATGGAGATCGTTGATGCATCTTTGGTCACCTTCATCAACCCCACCTACTTCCCTGGCAAGTTGTGGCGTTTGGTGAATGATCCTGAGATTCGCTCAGTCTGGTGGGACGACAGCGGGGAAGGGATACTTGTTCATCAACAAACCTTCGAAGCTGAAGTGCTTTTGTCCCAACCCACCCACCTGTCAGAGTACTTCAGGACAACTGACTTCATAAGTTTCGTTCGCCAGCTGAACCTGTACGGCTTCAAAAAACAACGCATAGACAACGTCTCGGACAAGCAATCGAACAACTCTTCGATTAAGGCCCAACTGCACCATTTTCAAAACCCATATTTTAAACGGGATAAGCCTGAGCTTCTGCTCAATATGAAGCGACTCACGCCACTCAACAAGGCCAAGCTCGCTGGGTTAAAGGTGACCAGCAGGAGGCCAAAACCTTTTCATCACGTGATGCGGAATTCGCCACAGGAAACCTCTGGCTTAATGAAAACAG GTTCAACCTTGCTTGAACATCAGGGAACCCCTTACTACCATCCCTGTAATGTTCCTCAGCAGGAGCAGAGGAGCAACTTACCTCATCACTCACAGTACGGGTTTTACACACCAG TGTATCAGCACTGTAGCCCAGACTTCTTGGATTCAAACGTGCCAAGCTTTCAACAACCAGCTGCTTCCTACTCTCCTGGTGACTATTACCCT GACTACTCAGTCGGATACGCTGATCCGATTGATCAGGATCCATACTGGAAAGCAGGTGATGTTCCAGAGTCCAGTACGAGTGACctggacaaagagaaagaggaactgGACGCTATATTAGATCTGGCGTTGGACATGCAG gctGAAGTTGATGCCCGGAGGTTGCTGCAGCTATCAGTCACCTGTTAA
- the LOC108261843 gene encoding heat shock factor protein 5, which produces MEIVDASLVTFINPTYFPGKLWRLVNDPEIRSVWWDDSGEGILVHQQTFEAEVLLSQPTHLSEYFRTTDFISFVRQLNLYGFKKQRIDNVSDKQSNNSSIKAQLHHFQNPYFKRDKPELLLNMKRLTPLNKAKLAGLKVTSRRPKPFHHVMRNSPQETSGLMKTGSTLLEHQGTPYYHPCNVPQQEQRSNLPHHSQYGFYTPVYQHCSPDFLDSNVPSFQQPAASYSPGDYYPDYSVGYADPIDQDPYWKAGDVPESSTSDLDKEKEELDAILDLALDMQAEVDARRLLQLSVTC; this is translated from the exons ATGGAGATCGTTGATGCATCTTTGGTCACCTTCATCAACCCCACCTACTTCCCTGGCAAGTTGTGGCGTTTGGTGAATGATCCTGAGATTCGCTCAGTCTGGTGGGACGACAGCGGGGAAGGGATACTTGTTCATCAACAAACCTTCGAAGCTGAAGTGCTTTTGTCCCAACCCACCCACCTGTCAGAGTACTTCAGGACAACTGACTTCATAAGTTTCGTTCGCCAGCTGAACCTGTACGGCTTCAAAAAACAACGCATAGACAACGTCTCGGACAAGCAATCGAACAACTCTTCGATTAAGGCCCAACTGCACCATTTTCAAAACCCATATTTTAAACGGGATAAGCCTGAGCTTCTGCTCAATATGAAGCGACTCACGCCACTCAACAAGGCCAAGCTCGCTGGGTTAAAGGTGACCAGCAGGAGGCCAAAACCTTTCCATCACGTGATGCGGAATTCGCCACAGGAAACCTCTGGCTTAATGAAAACAG GTTCAACCTTGCTTGAACATCAGGGAACCCCTTACTACCATCCCTGTAATGTTCCTCAGCAGGAGCAGAGGAGCAACTTACCTCATCACTCACAGTACGGGTTTTACACACCAG TGTATCAGCACTGTAGCCCAGACTTCTTGGATTCAAACGTGCCAAGCTTTCAACAACCAGCTGCTTCCTACTCTCCTGGTGACTATTACCCT GACTACTCAGTCGGATACGCTGATCCGATTGATCAGGATCCATACTGGAAAGCAGGTGATGTTCCAGAGTCCAGTACGAGTGACctggacaaagagaaagaggaactgGACGCTATATTAGATCTGGCGTTGGACATGCAG gctGAAGTTGATGCCCGGAGGTTGCTGCAGCTATCAGTCACCTGTTAA